GCGGCAGAATTCCGACATCGACGAAGGTGTGAACTAGTTTGGCTAGATCTTCCTGACGCTCAGAACGCTGCAGAATCTGGGACACGCCTCTCATCAGGTTTGGGTCTTTGACCATTGGATGCGTCCCCAAGCAAATTATTTAGGTCCCAAAGCCATTTGTACTAAGCATCTAGCTGTCCGATAGTTGAGTGCGCATCGGGCATCACCTGTGTCTGCGCACAACCTCTCGGCACAGCAAGTGGCCATCGCTGCATCTCCAGTATTGTGTCAGCCTTGGCGTTGCCGATCGCGGGATCCTCCGGCACGCCGCTCGACGTGGCGAGTCCAGAACGATTCGCGCCCCGCGTGGGTCTCCTTCATTTGGCGGCGTCCACCATGTAAAAGAACGAGCTCACGATGAAAAGCTGATGAATCGCATCGGCTCTGGTGAGCTGAATGTTCTCATGAGCACCTGGGTTTCTTATGCCAGTCATAGCGCCGGCAAGGATCTGCATCCAGCCAATCTGTATGTCGCGTCCTGCGGAAGTATCCAGATTGGCGAGACGGATGATCGGCGTCCTAGGTGAGAATACGCGGAGCATCAATTTCGATCCATCTAAGTCCGAAGGAATCGATCCCTTACTCTTTTCCTTTACGACCGCAGTGAATTCCTTCAGACCTGTCTGGATCGCATCTACGTAGTGTGCGTTGTCGAATCGGCCTTTTGCTACGACTCGTAGCCGAGGATGTAGCAAGGACCAGATATCTGTTTGTTCCGCTGAAAGCTTGGCGTACCGCAGGGCCGACAGATCGATATAACCAATACCCCGGCATGATCGGCAGATCTCACCCATAAAGAATCCACTTTCTCCCCATCCTCGACCACTGCCGCTGCAGGCACGACAGGTGAGGCCTATTTCGCTTGTGGGAGGGACGATGTTGACAGC
The sequence above is a segment of the Candidatus Polarisedimenticolia bacterium genome. Coding sequences within it:
- a CDS encoding TIGR02391 family protein, with translation MGKTLDGPKRVATFLDGATALECAFCAGSGWFPRTDDESGEYIPIDPCPVCDGSAVNIVPPTSEIGLTCRACSGSGRGWGESGFFMGEICRSCRGIGYIDLSALRYAKLSAEQTDIWSLLHPRLRVVAKGRFDNAHYVDAIQTGLKEFTAVVKEKSKGSIPSDLDGSKLMLRVFSPRTPIIRLANLDTSAGRDIQIGWMQILAGAMTGIRNPGAHENIQLTRADAIHQLFIVSSFFYMVDAAK